A single window of Halobacillus naozhouensis DNA harbors:
- the sdaAA gene encoding L-serine ammonia-lyase, iron-sulfur-dependent, subunit alpha, whose protein sequence is MFKNVAELIQLAESKGEKISEIMIQQEADVKQVSREEIFSQMERNLAVMEKAVEDGLKGVKSHSGLTGGDAVLIQDYMRDHEPLSGNLLMDAVSKAVATNEVNAAMGTICATPTAGSAGCVPGTLFAVKNKLNPTREQMVRYLFTLGAFGFVVANNASISGAAGGCQAEVGSAAGMASAAIVEMAGGTPAQSAEAMAITLKNMLGLICDPVAGLVEVPCVKRNAMGATNAIVSADMALAGVTSRIPCDEVIDAMYKVGQRMPTAFRETAQGGLAATPTGKQLEAKVYGMPLEKE, encoded by the coding sequence TTGTTTAAAAACGTTGCAGAATTAATACAACTTGCAGAAAGCAAAGGCGAAAAAATTTCAGAAATAATGATTCAGCAGGAAGCAGATGTTAAGCAAGTTTCAAGGGAAGAGATCTTCTCTCAAATGGAACGAAATCTGGCGGTCATGGAGAAAGCTGTTGAGGACGGCTTGAAAGGTGTAAAGTCTCACAGTGGATTAACCGGCGGCGATGCGGTTTTAATTCAGGACTATATGAGAGACCATGAGCCACTCTCTGGGAACTTATTAATGGATGCGGTTAGTAAGGCTGTTGCCACTAACGAAGTGAACGCAGCGATGGGAACGATTTGCGCCACTCCAACTGCAGGCAGCGCAGGCTGTGTTCCGGGAACATTGTTTGCTGTTAAAAATAAACTAAATCCTACCCGGGAACAAATGGTTCGCTATCTATTCACATTGGGAGCGTTTGGCTTTGTTGTTGCGAACAATGCATCCATCTCTGGTGCAGCAGGGGGCTGTCAGGCAGAAGTCGGTTCTGCTGCCGGAATGGCATCAGCAGCGATCGTAGAAATGGCTGGAGGAACACCAGCCCAGTCAGCTGAGGCGATGGCGATCACGCTTAAGAATATGCTTGGTCTCATTTGTGACCCTGTTGCTGGTTTAGTAGAAGTTCCCTGTGTGAAAAGGAATGCGATGGGAGCAACGAATGCGATTGTTTCAGCTGACATGGCTCTCGCAGGTGTCACGAGCCGTATCCCTTGTGATGAAGTCATCGATGCCATGTATAAAGTAGGTCAGCGGATGCCGACAGCCTTCCGCGAAACGGCTCAAGGCGGGCTCGCTGCTACGCCGACAGGAAAGCAGCTCGAAGCTAAAGTGTACGGCATGCCGCTCGAGAAAGAGTGA